CCGGCGATGTCGGCGCGCTGCATGGCGAGAAGACCGTCAAAACCCGCGTGAGCGAATCGAAACAGGTCGTGACGTCCAGCGACTGGCGCGAGATCGTGGAAAAAGGCCTCGCAGCAATTACGCTGCAGACAAAGGACCTCGTAAGCGGGAAGTAGCGCCCCGCCGATCACGAACGCTATACGAAGCGTACGGCGCCGGTGAGACCTTGCGAATCCCGCGGGTGCCGGCGCCGCTCACGAAAACATTGCCGCCCACATATATATCATGCTGTGATACTGTGGTGTCTGCGGCCAGGTTATTGCGCTCCCCGACCGACTCGCGCGTGACACGGGGAAATTGCTGATCGCAAGGATCGGCGTCTGTCCGCACACTTAGTACTGCGCTGAATTGTTTTTGCTGCTTCGCACACAGCATTCAACAATCAACCATGGGACGGACATGATGAGCTTTCGCTATCTCGGTCGACGTCTGGTGGGAAAAATGCCGTTTCATCACGGGTCGCCAAGCTTGCACGACTCGGGCGATCGCGGGGGCGCCGCAGGCGTCGTGCAGCAGAAGGCGGTTTTAGCCGAGCTGCGGCGCCAGTCCATGTTGCATGGTCTGCTGGAGCTCAGGTGTGCCGACATCATGCGAGCGCCCGTCATCAGCGTGAGGCCCGATGACACGAAGGCGCACGCAGAAGCACTGCTGGCTCGCTACCACTTCAAGCTTCTTCCGGTTATCGACGCATCCGACCATCTTCTAGGCGTGGTAAGCCGTGCGGATCTGCGGCGCGTCACAGGCCATCTCCATGCGGTTGACGAGGCGCCGTCGAGCGAACCGCGGACGGCACGTGCCGCAAACGGTATCGCCAGCATCATGTCGGTCTCCGTGGCGACCGTTTTTTCAGACGAGAAGCTCACCGATGTCGTTCCGCGCTTTATGGCGAAGGGGCACCATCATCTGCCTGTTATCGATCGCCAGCGCCGCGTGGTCGGCATGCTGACCCAGTCGGATCTTTTCGCATTGATGTGCGACCTGAATCCAATGCGCTAGCCGCACCCACATCCAATTGGCATCGCACCCTCGGTCTGTTGCTCGCAGACCGATTGTGCGACCGCAACAAACTTGACCTCAACGACGCTCCCCGCTATACATCTCGGATGTAAGGCGGATGTCGGCTTTTGGAAGGCAGGAGAGGCTTGAGCCGCGACCGCCTTACGCGGGAAAAAAGTGCACGGTAGTCCCTACTCCTAGACAAGAAAGAGGAAAGGCCATGTACCACCAGACCTATAACCCGTTCGGCAATGCGATCTTTTCAACGGTCGCTGCCGCCATTCCAATCCTCACGCTGCTCTATTTCATCGCCTTGCACCGGCATCGCGATTCGCAGGGCAACGTGCACCTGGGCATCTCCGCGCCCTACGCGGCATTCTTCGGGGTGATCGCCGCATTCATTATTTCGTGTCTGGTGTTCCGGATGCCATTGGTATCGGCTGTTTCGGCGTTCGCGCTCGGCACCCTGTCGGGATTTCTGGGCATCATCTGGATCGTGCTGGCCGCGATGTTCCTGTACACGATGAGCGTCGTGAGCGGCAAGTTCGAGATCGTGAAGGAGTCCATCGTTCATATCTCGTTCGACCGGCGGCTGCAGTGCGTGCTGATCGCGTTCTCGTTCGGCGCGATTATCGAAGGCACGTCCGGGTTCGGAACGCCGGTCGCGATTGCCGGGGCCGTGATGGTGGGCCTCGGCTTCCGGCCTTTTCAGGCGGCGGTGCTGAACCTGCTCGCGAATACGGCGCCGGTCGCGTGGGGCGCGATCGGCACGCCAATCGTGACCCTGGCGGCGGTCAGCGGGCTCGATCAGGTCACGATATCCGCCATGGCGGGCCGGCAACTGCCGTTCGTGTCAGTACTGGTGCCGTTCTGGCTTGTGGCGACCTTCGTCAAGATGGAAGGCGGCACGTGGAAGCAGGTGTTCGAGGTCTGGCCGGCGATGTTGTGCGCGGGTTTGACGTTCGCGCTGATGCAGTTTTTCGCGTCGGGCAGCCCTGCGCTGCATCTGATGACCGATGTGGTGTCGGGTGTGTTTTCGGTGGTCTGCACGGCGCTGTTTCTGCGTTTCGTCTGGCATCCGAAGACGCGCTTTCTGCTGCGCTCCGAGCGTGAAGCGCTCGAACGGGCGGGTCAAAACCCGGAGACCGTCACCGCGGACTCGAACGGATGGAAATACCAGTACACGACCGGCGAAACGATTTATGCGTGGATGCCGTGGGTGATCCTGATCGCATGCTGCGCATTGTGGGGTGTGCCGGAGTTCAA
The genomic region above belongs to Paraburkholderia edwinii and contains:
- a CDS encoding CBS domain-containing protein codes for the protein MMSFRYLGRRLVGKMPFHHGSPSLHDSGDRGGAAGVVQQKAVLAELRRQSMLHGLLELRCADIMRAPVISVRPDDTKAHAEALLARYHFKLLPVIDASDHLLGVVSRADLRRVTGHLHAVDEAPSSEPRTARAANGIASIMSVSVATVFSDEKLTDVVPRFMAKGHHHLPVIDRQRRVVGMLTQSDLFALMCDLNPMR
- a CDS encoding L-lactate permease, producing the protein MYHQTYNPFGNAIFSTVAAAIPILTLLYFIALHRHRDSQGNVHLGISAPYAAFFGVIAAFIISCLVFRMPLVSAVSAFALGTLSGFLGIIWIVLAAMFLYTMSVVSGKFEIVKESIVHISFDRRLQCVLIAFSFGAIIEGTSGFGTPVAIAGAVMVGLGFRPFQAAVLNLLANTAPVAWGAIGTPIVTLAAVSGLDQVTISAMAGRQLPFVSVLVPFWLVATFVKMEGGTWKQVFEVWPAMLCAGLTFALMQFFASGSPALHLMTDVVSGVFSVVCTALFLRFVWHPKTRFLLRSEREALERAGQNPETVTADSNGWKYQYTTGETIYAWMPWVILIACCALWGVPEFKKLLNGLFSGVTFSTTLLGSPFAGTLSLPVWDMPALHNLVQRMPPVAPVNAKAEAAKFTINWLSTAGTGVFVAALLSGFVLKLSAAQWKEAFMQTMRRMKIPVLVIGQVLGLGFLTRYSGTDAVLGLAFTHAGFLYPFFAAYLGWLGVFLTGSDTASNALFGSLQRITAQQLNLNPILIVATNSTGGVMGKMIDAQSIMVACAACYDDPKERSFALGPIFRTVFFHSIAGAAVIGIIAMLQAYVFPWMIPQ